One window of the Enterobacter huaxiensis genome contains the following:
- the mglB gene encoding galactose/glucose ABC transporter substrate-binding protein MglB: MNKKVLTLSAVMASMLFGAAAHAADTRIGVTIYKYDDNFMSVVRKAIEKDGKSAPDVQLLMNDSQNDQSKQNDQIDVLLAKGVKALAINLVDPAAAGTVIEKARGQNVPIVFFNKEPSRKALDSYDKAFYVGTDSKESGIIQGDLIAKHWAANPNWDLNKDGQIQFVLLKGEPGHPDAEARTTYVIKELNDKGLKTQQLALDTAMWDTAQAKDKMDAWLSGPNANKIEVVIANNDAMAMGAVEALKAHNKSSIPVFGVDALPEALALVKSGAMAGTVLNDANNQAKATFDLAKNLADGKGAADGTSWKIENKIVRVPYVGVDQSNLAEFIGK; this comes from the coding sequence ATGAATAAGAAGGTGTTGACTCTGTCTGCTGTAATGGCAAGCATGCTTTTTGGTGCAGCAGCGCACGCTGCGGATACCCGTATTGGTGTGACAATCTATAAATACGACGACAACTTCATGTCTGTTGTGCGTAAAGCTATCGAGAAAGACGGTAAATCAGCGCCAGACGTGCAGCTGCTGATGAATGACTCCCAAAACGACCAGTCCAAACAGAACGACCAGATTGACGTTCTGCTGGCAAAAGGCGTGAAGGCACTGGCCATCAACCTGGTTGACCCGGCAGCAGCAGGCACCGTCATTGAGAAAGCGCGTGGCCAGAACGTGCCAATCGTCTTCTTCAACAAAGAACCTTCTCGTAAGGCGCTGGATAGCTACGACAAAGCGTTCTACGTGGGTACTGACTCCAAAGAATCCGGCATTATCCAGGGCGACCTGATTGCCAAACACTGGGCGGCGAACCCGAACTGGGACCTGAACAAAGACGGTCAGATTCAGTTCGTTCTGCTGAAAGGCGAACCTGGCCACCCGGATGCTGAAGCACGTACCACTTACGTTATCAAAGAGCTGAACGACAAGGGCCTGAAAACCCAGCAGCTGGCGTTAGATACCGCCATGTGGGACACCGCTCAGGCGAAAGATAAGATGGACGCGTGGCTGTCCGGCCCGAACGCGAACAAAATCGAAGTGGTTATCGCCAACAACGATGCGATGGCAATGGGTGCAGTAGAAGCGCTGAAAGCACACAACAAATCGTCCATTCCTGTCTTCGGCGTGGATGCGCTGCCGGAAGCCCTGGCGCTGGTTAAATCTGGTGCGATGGCCGGTACCGTTCTGAACGATGCCAACAACCAGGCGAAAGCCACCTTCGATCTGGCGAAAAACCTGGCCGACGGTAAAGGTGCTGCTGACGGCACCAGCTGGAAAATCGAAAACAAAATCGTTCGCGTACCTTACGTGGGCGTAGACCAGTCCAACCTGGCTGAGTTTATCGGTAAATAA
- the yeiB gene encoding DUF418 domain-containing protein YeiB → MERNVTLDFVRGVAILGILLLNISAFGLPKAAYLNPAWYGDITQRDAWTWAILDLFAQVKFLTLFALLFGAGLQLLLKRGTRWIQSRLTLLAILGFIHCLLFWDGDILLAYGLVGLICWRLIRDAPGVKSLFNTGVMLYVMGLAVLLLLGLISGESTNRSWIPDAANLQYEQFWKLKGGTEAISNRADMLGDNLIALGAQYGWQLAGMMLMGASLMRTGWLKGEFSLRHYRRTGALLVLLGVLINLPAVVAQWHLHWDYRWCAFLLQLPRELSAPFQTIGYAALMYGFWPQLSRLWIVSAVACVGRMALSNYILQTLICTTLFYRFGLFMKFDRLTLLAFVIPVWIVNLAFSVIWLRFFRQGPLEWVWRKLTAHASGVSLSRTSR, encoded by the coding sequence ATGGAGCGAAACGTCACGCTCGATTTTGTACGCGGCGTCGCGATCCTCGGTATTCTCCTGCTGAATATCAGCGCCTTCGGTCTGCCGAAGGCTGCTTACCTCAATCCCGCCTGGTACGGTGATATCACTCAACGTGACGCGTGGACGTGGGCGATCCTCGATCTCTTTGCGCAGGTTAAATTCCTGACCCTCTTCGCGCTGCTTTTCGGCGCAGGACTTCAGCTATTACTCAAGCGCGGCACGCGCTGGATCCAGTCGCGTTTAACGCTGCTGGCGATCCTGGGCTTTATTCATTGCCTGCTGTTCTGGGACGGCGATATTCTTCTGGCCTATGGGCTAGTCGGGCTGATTTGCTGGCGTCTTATCCGCGATGCGCCCGGCGTAAAAAGCCTGTTCAACACCGGCGTGATGCTTTATGTCATGGGGCTTGCCGTACTGCTGCTGCTGGGCCTGATTTCCGGTGAATCGACAAACCGCTCCTGGATCCCCGATGCCGCGAACCTCCAGTATGAGCAGTTCTGGAAACTGAAAGGGGGCACCGAAGCTATCAGCAATCGCGCGGATATGCTGGGCGATAACCTGATCGCGCTGGGCGCGCAGTACGGCTGGCAGCTGGCGGGAATGATGCTAATGGGCGCATCGTTGATGCGCACCGGCTGGCTAAAAGGCGAATTCAGCCTGCGTCACTATCGCCGAACCGGGGCGTTACTGGTATTGCTCGGCGTGCTGATTAACCTCCCGGCGGTGGTTGCGCAGTGGCATCTCCACTGGGATTACCGCTGGTGCGCTTTCCTGCTGCAGCTGCCGCGCGAGCTGAGCGCACCGTTCCAGACCATTGGCTATGCGGCGTTGATGTATGGCTTCTGGCCGCAGCTCTCCCGCCTGTGGATCGTCAGTGCAGTTGCCTGCGTTGGGCGTATGGCGTTAAGCAATTACATTTTGCAGACGCTGATTTGCACCACGCTTTTCTATCGATTTGGCCTGTTTATGAAATTCGACCGTCTGACGCTGCTGGCGTTTGTTATTCCGGTCTGGATTGTTAACCTGGCGTTTTCCGTTATCTGGCTCCGTTTCTTCCGCCAGGGCCCGCTGGAATGGGTATGGAGAAAATTAACCGCACATGCTTCGGGTGTATCATTGTCTAGAACATCCAGATAA
- the mglC gene encoding galactose/methyl galactoside ABC transporter permease MglC has translation MSALNKKSFLTYLKEGGIYVVLLVLLAIIIFQDPTFLSLLNLSNILTQSSVRIIIALGVAGLIVTQGTDLSAGRQVGLAAVIAATMLQSMENANKVFPEMATMPIFVVILIVCAIGAVIGLINGIIIAYLNVTPFITTLGTMIIVYGINSLYYDFVGASPISGFDSGFSTFTQGFIAMGSFRLSYITFYALIAVAFVWVLWNKTRFGKNIFAIGGNPEAAKVSGVNVALNLLMIYALSGVFYAFGGMLEAGRIGSATNNLGFMYELDAIAACVVGGVSFSGGVGTVLGVVTGVIIFTVINYGLTYIGVNPYWQYIIKGAIIIFAVALDSLKYARKK, from the coding sequence ATGAGTGCGTTAAATAAAAAAAGTTTTCTCACTTATCTGAAAGAAGGCGGTATTTACGTTGTTCTTTTAGTGTTACTGGCCATTATTATTTTCCAGGACCCTACGTTCTTAAGTCTGCTGAACTTGAGTAACATTCTTACGCAGTCCTCCGTACGTATTATCATCGCGCTCGGCGTGGCGGGCCTTATCGTCACCCAGGGTACTGACCTGTCCGCAGGGCGTCAGGTGGGTCTGGCGGCGGTTATCGCCGCGACCATGCTGCAGTCGATGGAAAACGCCAACAAGGTGTTCCCGGAAATGGCAACGATGCCGATTTTCGTGGTGATCCTGATCGTCTGCGCCATCGGTGCCGTCATTGGCCTGATTAACGGCATCATCATTGCTTACCTGAACGTGACGCCATTCATCACCACGCTGGGTACGATGATCATCGTTTACGGTATCAACTCCCTGTACTACGACTTCGTAGGCGCGTCGCCTATTTCGGGCTTCGACAGCGGCTTCTCGACGTTCACGCAAGGGTTTATTGCGATGGGCAGCTTCCGCCTGTCGTACATCACCTTCTATGCGCTGATTGCGGTGGCCTTCGTCTGGGTGCTGTGGAACAAAACCCGCTTCGGCAAAAACATCTTTGCTATCGGCGGTAACCCGGAAGCGGCAAAAGTCTCCGGCGTTAACGTTGCCCTGAACCTGCTGATGATTTACGCGCTCTCCGGTGTGTTCTACGCCTTCGGCGGGATGCTGGAAGCGGGCCGTATCGGCTCCGCCACCAACAACCTCGGCTTTATGTACGAACTGGATGCGATTGCGGCCTGCGTGGTGGGCGGTGTCTCCTTCAGCGGCGGCGTGGGTACCGTGCTCGGCGTGGTAACCGGTGTGATCATCTTCACCGTTATCAACTACGGCCTGACCTACATCGGCGTGAACCCTTACTGGCAGTACATCATTAAGGGCGCCATCATCATCTTCGCGGTTGCGCTGGATTCACTGAAGTACGCGCGTAAGAAGTAA
- the mglA gene encoding galactose/methyl galactoside ABC transporter ATP-binding protein MglA, producing MVSTNTQSSGEYLLEMTGVNKSFPGVKALDNVNLKVRPHSIHALMGENGAGKSTLLKCLFGIYQKDSGSILFQGKEIDFHSAKEALENGISMVHQELNLVLQRSVMDNMWLGRYPTKGVFVDQEKMYRDTKAIFDELDIDIDPRARVGTLSVSQMQMIEIAKAFSYDAKIVIMDEPTSSLTEKEVNHLFTIIRKLKDRGCGIVYISHKMEEIFQLCDEITILRDGQWIATQPLEGLDMDKIIAMMVGRSLNQRFPDRENKPGEVILEVRNLTSLRQPSIRDVSFDLHKGEILGIAGLVGAKRTDIVETLFGIREKSGGTITLHGKKINNHNANEAINHGFALVTEERRSTGIYAYLDINFNSLISNIRNYKSKIGLLDNSRMKSDTQWVIDSMRVKTPGHRTQIGSLSGGNQQKVIIGRWLLTQPEILMLDEPTRGIDVGAKFEIYQLIAELAKKNKGIIIISSEMPELLGITDRILVMSNGLVAGIVDTKTTTQNEILRLASLHL from the coding sequence ATGGTCAGCACAAATACTCAGTCGTCTGGTGAATACTTGTTGGAAATGACCGGTGTCAATAAGTCTTTCCCCGGCGTTAAGGCACTCGATAATGTTAATTTAAAAGTGCGTCCTCACTCTATTCATGCCCTGATGGGGGAGAACGGTGCGGGTAAATCAACATTATTAAAATGTCTTTTTGGGATCTATCAAAAAGATTCTGGCAGCATCCTTTTTCAGGGGAAAGAGATCGATTTCCATTCAGCGAAAGAAGCGCTGGAAAACGGTATCTCAATGGTTCACCAGGAACTGAACCTGGTACTGCAGCGCTCGGTTATGGATAATATGTGGTTGGGACGTTATCCAACCAAAGGTGTCTTTGTCGATCAGGAGAAAATGTATCGCGACACCAAGGCCATCTTCGACGAGCTGGATATTGATATCGATCCGCGCGCCCGCGTGGGAACATTATCCGTATCCCAGATGCAGATGATCGAAATTGCCAAAGCGTTCTCCTACGACGCCAAGATCGTCATCATGGATGAACCGACCTCATCCTTAACGGAAAAAGAGGTTAACCACCTTTTTACCATTATTCGTAAGCTGAAAGATCGCGGCTGCGGTATTGTCTACATCTCGCATAAGATGGAAGAGATCTTCCAGCTGTGCGATGAAATCACCATCCTGCGCGACGGCCAGTGGATTGCCACTCAGCCGCTGGAAGGGCTGGACATGGACAAGATCATCGCCATGATGGTTGGCCGCTCCCTGAATCAGCGTTTCCCTGACCGTGAGAACAAACCGGGTGAAGTGATCCTTGAGGTGCGGAACCTCACGTCGCTGCGCCAGCCGTCCATTCGCGACGTCTCCTTCGACCTGCACAAAGGTGAAATTCTGGGGATAGCAGGGCTGGTCGGCGCGAAACGTACCGATATCGTGGAAACCCTGTTTGGGATCCGTGAAAAATCGGGCGGCACCATCACCCTGCACGGAAAGAAAATTAATAACCACAACGCCAACGAAGCCATTAATCACGGTTTTGCGCTGGTGACGGAAGAGCGTCGCTCGACGGGTATTTACGCCTATCTGGACATTAACTTTAACTCGTTAATTTCGAATATCCGTAACTACAAAAGCAAAATTGGCCTGCTGGATAATTCCCGCATGAAGAGCGATACCCAGTGGGTGATTGACTCCATGCGCGTGAAAACGCCGGGTCACCGTACGCAGATCGGTTCGCTCTCGGGCGGTAACCAGCAAAAAGTGATTATCGGCCGCTGGTTGTTAACCCAGCCTGAAATTCTGATGTTGGATGAACCGACGCGTGGTATCGATGTAGGTGCAAAATTTGAGATATACCAGCTGATTGCCGAGCTGGCCAAAAAGAATAAAGGGATCATTATTATTTCTTCCGAAATGCCGGAATTGTTAGGGATCACAGACCGTATTCTGGTTATGAGCAATGGTCTCGTTGCCGGTATTGTTGACACCAAAACGACTACGCAAAACGAAATTTTGCGTCTTGCGTCTTTGCACCTTTAA
- the galS gene encoding HTH-type transcriptional regulator GalS: protein MITIRDVARQAGVSVATVSRVLNNSALVSPETRETVMKAVTQLGYRPNANAQALATQVSDTIGVVVMDVSDAFFGALVKAVDVVAQQHNKYVLIGNSYHEAEKERHAIEVLIRQRCNALIVHSKALSDEELAGFMEQIPGMVLINRIVPGYAHRCVGLDNVSGAMMATRMLINNGHQRIGFLASSHSIEDDEMRREGWQNALKEHGIVPPESWVGTGTPDMQGGEAAMVELLGRNLQLSAVFTYNDSMAAGALTALKDNGIAVPQHLSLIGFDDIPIARYTDPQLTTVRYPIASMAKLATELALQGAAGLLDPDATHCFMPTLVRRHSVAVRQIVAPITN, encoded by the coding sequence ATGATCACCATTCGTGACGTCGCCCGCCAGGCGGGCGTTTCTGTTGCTACCGTCTCTCGCGTGCTGAACAACAGCGCGCTGGTCAGCCCTGAAACCCGTGAAACCGTAATGAAAGCCGTGACCCAGCTGGGGTACCGGCCAAATGCCAATGCGCAGGCGCTGGCCACGCAGGTCAGCGATACCATCGGCGTGGTGGTGATGGATGTTTCAGATGCGTTCTTCGGCGCGCTGGTTAAGGCGGTGGACGTTGTCGCCCAGCAGCACAATAAATACGTGCTGATCGGCAACAGCTATCACGAGGCGGAAAAAGAGCGTCATGCCATTGAAGTGCTGATCCGCCAGCGCTGTAACGCCCTGATTGTCCACTCAAAAGCCTTGAGCGATGAAGAGCTGGCCGGGTTTATGGAACAGATCCCCGGCATGGTGTTGATCAACCGGATTGTGCCGGGCTACGCGCACCGCTGCGTAGGGCTTGATAACGTCAGCGGCGCAATGATGGCGACGCGGATGCTCATCAACAATGGCCATCAGCGTATCGGTTTTCTGGCCTCCAGCCACTCGATTGAAGACGACGAGATGCGTCGTGAAGGGTGGCAGAATGCGTTGAAAGAGCACGGCATTGTGCCGCCTGAGAGCTGGGTAGGAACCGGAACGCCCGATATGCAGGGCGGGGAGGCGGCAATGGTTGAGCTGCTGGGCCGTAACCTGCAGCTATCCGCGGTATTTACCTACAACGATAGCATGGCGGCCGGTGCGCTTACCGCACTGAAAGACAACGGTATTGCGGTGCCGCAGCATTTATCGCTGATTGGCTTCGATGATATCCCTATTGCCCGTTACACCGACCCGCAGCTCACCACGGTGCGTTACCCGATAGCGTCCATGGCAAAACTGGCGACGGAGCTGGCGCTACAGGGGGCGGCTGGGCTGTTAGATCCGGATGCAACACACTGTTTCATGCCGACTTTAGTGCGTCGTCATTCGGTCGCCGTTCGGCAAATTGTGGCTCCGATCACTAACTGA
- the folE gene encoding GTP cyclohydrolase I FolE: MPSLSKEAALVHEALVAHGLETPLRPPVQELDNETRKNLISGHMTEIMQLLNLDLSDDSLMETPHRIAKMYVDEIFSGLDYANFPKITVIENKMKVDEMVTVRDITLTSTCEHHFVTIDGKATVAYIPKDTVIGLSKINRIVRFFSQRPQVQERLTQQILIALQTLLGTNNVAVSIDAVHYCVKARGVRDATSATTTTSLGGLFKSSQNTRQEFLRAVRHHN, translated from the coding sequence ATGCCATCACTCAGTAAAGAAGCTGCCCTGGTCCACGAAGCTCTGGTTGCGCATGGTCTTGAAACGCCACTGCGTCCACCGGTTCAGGAGTTGGATAATGAAACCCGTAAGAATCTGATTTCCGGGCATATGACCGAAATCATGCAACTGCTGAATCTCGATCTGAGCGATGACAGTCTGATGGAGACGCCACATCGCATCGCGAAAATGTACGTCGATGAGATTTTCTCTGGCCTCGATTACGCGAACTTCCCGAAAATCACCGTCATCGAAAACAAGATGAAGGTCGATGAAATGGTGACGGTACGCGATATCACGCTGACCAGCACCTGCGAGCATCACTTCGTGACTATCGATGGTAAGGCGACGGTGGCCTATATTCCGAAAGATACGGTGATTGGGCTCTCCAAGATCAACCGCATCGTGCGTTTCTTCTCTCAGCGTCCGCAGGTACAGGAACGTCTGACGCAGCAGATCCTGATCGCGCTCCAGACCCTGCTGGGGACCAACAACGTGGCGGTTTCCATCGACGCGGTACACTACTGCGTGAAAGCGCGCGGCGTTCGTGATGCGACCAGTGCAACCACCACCACGTCGCTGGGCGGTCTGTTTAAGTCGAGCCAGAACACCCGCCAGGAATTCCTGCGCGCGGTGCGTCACCACAACTAG